Proteins encoded by one window of Homoserinimonas aerilata:
- a CDS encoding DUF3040 domain-containing protein, whose amino-acid sequence MPLSEREQRLLDEMERSLYQNDADFVSTVNPRRGRPNYRVLAIGVLIALLGIAAIVVGVIVKQPIVGVIGFIVVFVGALLAISPPRGSKSVPEERIGGSTHAPRGPGFMDRMNDRWERRQGGGGR is encoded by the coding sequence ATGCCGCTGTCAGAACGAGAACAGCGTCTCCTGGACGAGATGGAACGCAGTCTTTACCAGAACGACGCCGATTTCGTCTCAACGGTCAATCCGCGACGCGGACGACCCAACTATCGCGTTCTTGCGATCGGGGTCCTGATCGCGCTGTTGGGCATTGCCGCGATCGTCGTCGGAGTCATCGTCAAGCAGCCGATTGTCGGTGTCATCGGATTCATCGTGGTGTTCGTGGGCGCTCTGCTCGCCATCTCGCCGCCTCGCGGTTCCAAGTCGGTTCCCGAGGAGCGCATCGGCGGTTCGACGCATGCGCCTCGTGGCCCCGGCTTCATGGATCGCATGAATGACCGCTGGGAGCGACGTCAGGGTGGTGGCGGCCGCTGA
- the mraZ gene encoding division/cell wall cluster transcriptional repressor MraZ: MFLGTYAPKLDDKGRVILPAKFRSELENGVVIARGQERCLYVFSTREFEELADKMRLAPVTGKQARDYMRLFLSGANAEVPDSQNRVTIPAALRSYAGLDRELTVIGVGNRAEIWDTAAWESYYAEQESAFADTTEEVIPGLF, from the coding sequence GTGTTCCTTGGTACCTATGCCCCCAAGCTCGACGACAAGGGCCGCGTCATCCTGCCGGCCAAGTTCCGGTCCGAGCTCGAGAACGGCGTCGTCATCGCCCGCGGCCAGGAGCGGTGTCTCTACGTGTTCAGCACTCGCGAGTTCGAAGAGCTCGCCGACAAGATGCGTCTCGCGCCCGTCACCGGTAAGCAGGCGCGCGACTACATGCGTCTCTTCCTCTCCGGCGCCAACGCAGAGGTCCCCGATTCCCAGAACCGTGTCACCATTCCCGCAGCCCTCCGCTCCTATGCGGGTCTTGATCGTGAGCTGACCGTCATCGGCGTCGGCAACCGTGCCGAGATCTGGGACACGGCGGCGTGGGAGAGCTACTACGCCGAGCAGGAGAGCGCATTCGCCGACACGACCGAGGAGGTGATTCCGGGACTCTTCTAG
- the rsmH gene encoding 16S rRNA (cytosine(1402)-N(4))-methyltransferase RsmH, whose translation MVEEQGLSEIHTPVMLERTIELLAPALEQPGAVLVDATLGMGGHAEAFLTRFPELVLIGLDRDLDALAIAGERLSAFGDRVRLVHTVYDRFAEAIEGIGVESVQAILFDLGVSSLQLDRVERGFSYSKDAPLDMRMDATSELTAERILAEYSEADLRRIFRDYGEERLAPRYAQRIVQRRQEEPIVRSAQLVEIITAATPVAIQRKGHPAKRVFQALRIEVNQELAVLERAIPEALDSLAVGGRIVVLAYQSLEDRLVKRCLAAASSSSAPAGLPVELPEHAPQLKLLVRGAELASEEEKQRNPRSIPVRLRAAERVRAAV comes from the coding sequence ATGGTCGAAGAACAGGGACTCTCCGAGATCCACACCCCCGTCATGCTCGAGCGCACGATCGAGCTGCTGGCGCCCGCACTCGAGCAGCCCGGTGCCGTGCTTGTGGATGCGACGCTCGGCATGGGCGGGCACGCCGAGGCATTTCTCACCCGATTCCCCGAGCTGGTACTCATCGGCCTCGATCGCGACCTCGATGCGCTCGCGATCGCGGGGGAGCGGCTCTCGGCTTTCGGCGACCGGGTTCGCCTCGTCCACACTGTGTACGACCGCTTTGCCGAGGCGATCGAGGGCATCGGTGTCGAGAGCGTGCAGGCGATCCTCTTCGATCTGGGTGTGTCCTCGCTTCAACTCGATCGCGTCGAGCGCGGCTTCTCCTATTCGAAGGACGCCCCGCTCGACATGCGGATGGATGCGACGTCCGAGCTGACCGCCGAGCGCATCCTCGCCGAGTACAGCGAGGCTGACCTCCGCCGCATCTTCCGCGACTATGGCGAGGAACGGCTCGCTCCCCGTTATGCGCAGCGCATCGTGCAGCGCCGCCAGGAGGAACCCATCGTGCGCTCGGCGCAGCTCGTCGAGATCATCACCGCGGCGACCCCTGTGGCCATACAGCGCAAGGGGCATCCGGCGAAGCGTGTCTTCCAGGCGCTGCGTATCGAGGTCAACCAGGAGCTTGCCGTGCTGGAGAGGGCGATCCCCGAGGCGCTCGATTCGCTCGCGGTGGGCGGTCGCATCGTCGTTCTGGCCTACCAGTCGCTCGAGGATCGTCTGGTCAAGCGTTGTCTGGCGGCCGCGTCGTCGTCATCGGCACCTGCCGGCCTGCCTGTCGAGCTTCCGGAGCATGCGCCGCAGCTGAAACTTCTGGTCCGCGGTGCGGAGCTCGCCTCTGAGGAGGAGAAGCAGCGCAATCCCCGTTCGATTCCGGTGCGCCTGAGGGCAGCAGAGAGAGTGAGGGCAGCAGTATGA
- a CDS encoding lysophospholipid acyltransferase family protein yields MFYWFMKNLVAGPILRTVFRPWVTGHENIPKTGGVILASNHLSVVDSVFLPLMMDRRISFLAKSDYYTTRGIKGWAIKTFLKATGMIPIDRSGGKASEASLNTGLGVLARGEILGIYPEGTRSPDGNLYRGRTGVARMILEGNVPVVPVAMIDTEKAMPIGTRLPKVRRIGIVIGKPLDFSRFEGMEGDRFILRSVTDEIMYELLQLSGQEYIDVYASSVKEKRSSLTR; encoded by the coding sequence ATGTTCTATTGGTTCATGAAGAACCTGGTTGCCGGTCCGATTCTGCGAACCGTGTTCCGGCCCTGGGTGACGGGGCATGAGAACATCCCGAAGACCGGTGGCGTGATTCTCGCCAGCAACCATCTCTCCGTCGTCGACTCGGTGTTCCTGCCGCTCATGATGGATCGCCGCATCAGCTTCCTCGCCAAGAGCGATTACTACACGACGCGTGGAATCAAGGGCTGGGCGATCAAGACATTCCTGAAGGCGACGGGCATGATCCCGATCGACCGCTCGGGCGGCAAGGCCTCTGAGGCGTCGCTCAACACCGGCCTGGGGGTTCTGGCTCGCGGCGAGATCCTCGGCATCTACCCCGAGGGCACCCGAAGCCCCGACGGCAACCTCTATCGCGGTCGTACGGGCGTGGCCCGGATGATCCTGGAGGGCAATGTCCCCGTCGTCCCTGTCGCGATGATCGACACGGAGAAGGCGATGCCGATCGGAACGCGCCTGCCCAAGGTTCGTCGTATCGGCATCGTCATCGGCAAACCGCTCGACTTCTCCCGCTTCGAGGGGATGGAGGGGGATCGTTTCATCCTGCGCTCCGTGACCGATGAGATCATGTACGAGCTCCTTCAGCTCAGCGGGCAGGAATATATTGACGTCTATGCGTCTTCTGTCAAGGAGAAGCGCTCGAGCCTGACGCGCTGA
- a CDS encoding Rv2175c family DNA-binding protein — translation MTIPELVDALGLGVSKVRRLIEDRSLAARRIDGVWKVPELFIRDGEPLSELKGTLMVLADAGFGDDEAIDWLIGPEESLGVSPIEALRAGRKAEVRRVAQALA, via the coding sequence ATGACCATTCCCGAGCTCGTCGACGCCCTCGGCCTCGGCGTCAGCAAGGTTCGCAGACTCATCGAGGATCGCAGCCTGGCGGCCCGTCGCATCGATGGCGTCTGGAAGGTCCCTGAGCTCTTCATTCGCGATGGAGAGCCACTCTCCGAGCTCAAGGGCACGCTGATGGTGCTCGCGGATGCCGGCTTCGGCGATGACGAGGCGATCGATTGGCTGATCGGGCCGGAGGAGAGCCTGGGTGTTTCGCCCATCGAGGCACTCCGTGCAGGCCGTAAGGCCGAGGTTCGGCGCGTCGCGCAGGCTCTCGCCTAG
- a CDS encoding class II 3-deoxy-7-phosphoheptulonate synthase — protein sequence MIAGLDYWRTLPIKQQPQWPDASAVEQASAEIATLPPLVFAGEVDQLRDRLAAAAAGKAFLLQGGDCAETFAAATADQIRDRVKTILQMAVVLTYGASMPVVKMGRMAGQFAKPRSSDTETRGEVTLPAYRGDIVNGYDFTPESRTADPARLVKGYHTAASTLNLIRAFTQGGFADLREVHSWNKGFASNPANKRYEHLAGEIDRAIKFMEAAGADFEELKRVEFYSSHEGLLMDYERPMTRIDSRTGTPYNTSGHFLWIGERTRELEGAHIDFFSRLRNPIGVKLGPSTTPEVMERLIDKLDPEREPGRLTFITRMGAGKIRDALPPLLEAIKGMDAQPLWVTDPMHGNGITTPNGYKTRRFDDVVDEVKGFFEAHRAAGTHPGGMHIELTGDDVTECLGGSEQIDEATLATRYESLCDPRLNHMQSLELAFLVSEELSSR from the coding sequence GTGATCGCGGGCCTCGACTATTGGCGCACGCTTCCGATCAAGCAGCAGCCGCAGTGGCCGGATGCTTCGGCGGTCGAGCAGGCATCGGCCGAGATCGCGACGCTGCCTCCTCTCGTGTTCGCTGGTGAGGTCGACCAGCTGCGCGATCGTCTCGCGGCGGCGGCGGCGGGCAAGGCGTTCCTGTTGCAGGGCGGCGACTGTGCCGAGACCTTCGCGGCGGCCACGGCCGACCAGATCCGCGACCGCGTGAAGACGATCCTGCAGATGGCGGTCGTGCTGACGTACGGCGCATCGATGCCGGTTGTGAAGATGGGCCGCATGGCGGGCCAGTTCGCGAAGCCGCGCTCCAGTGACACCGAGACGCGAGGCGAGGTGACCCTTCCCGCCTACCGGGGCGACATCGTCAACGGCTACGACTTCACGCCGGAGTCCCGCACCGCCGATCCCGCGCGTCTCGTGAAGGGGTACCACACCGCTGCGTCGACGCTGAATCTCATCCGCGCGTTCACGCAGGGCGGCTTCGCCGATCTCCGCGAGGTGCACAGCTGGAACAAGGGCTTCGCCTCGAACCCGGCGAACAAGCGCTACGAGCACCTGGCCGGCGAGATCGATCGCGCCATCAAGTTCATGGAGGCGGCGGGCGCCGACTTCGAGGAGCTCAAGCGGGTCGAGTTCTACTCGAGCCATGAAGGCCTGCTCATGGACTACGAGCGGCCGATGACTCGCATCGATTCCCGCACTGGCACGCCCTACAACACCTCGGGTCATTTCCTGTGGATCGGGGAGCGCACCCGCGAGCTTGAGGGCGCGCACATCGACTTCTTCTCGCGCCTGCGTAACCCGATCGGTGTCAAGCTCGGCCCTTCGACGACCCCCGAGGTCATGGAGAGGCTCATCGACAAGCTCGACCCCGAGCGGGAGCCGGGCCGCCTCACCTTCATCACGCGGATGGGCGCGGGCAAGATCCGCGATGCGCTTCCGCCGCTGCTGGAGGCCATCAAGGGCATGGATGCGCAGCCGCTGTGGGTGACCGACCCCATGCACGGCAACGGCATCACGACACCGAACGGCTACAAGACGCGTCGCTTCGACGACGTGGTAGACGAGGTCAAGGGCTTCTTCGAGGCGCACCGCGCGGCGGGAACGCACCCGGGAGGTATGCACATCGAGCTCACGGGTGATGATGTCACCGAGTGCTTGGGTGGTTCAGAGCAGATCGACGAGGCGACTCTGGCGACCCGCTACGAGTCACTCTGCGACCCGCGGCTCAACCACATGCAGTCGCTCGAGCTCGCGTTCCTGGTGTCGGAGGAACTCAGCTCTCGCTGA
- the pknB gene encoding Stk1 family PASTA domain-containing Ser/Thr kinase, which produces MSNQSSDPLIGRLLDGRYQVRSRIARGGMATVYLATDLRLERRVAIKVMHGHLADDTQYKMRFIQEARSAARLAHPNVVNVYDQGQDAETAYLVMEYLPGITLRDLLNEHKILTTEQAIDIMEAVLAGLAAAHRSGIVHRDLKPENVLLADDGRIKISDFGLARAASANTATGNALLGTIAYLSPELVTRGVADTRSDIYAVGIMLYEMLAGEQPYKGEQPFQIAQQHANDTVPTPSTKNPKVPAELDELVLWATARDPEQRPADAGAMLEQLYETQRLLDSSDGDLAATSVQRTMVMPMAIAQHDTGGATQVLNPVKLPRAASDLGANADALAHKSERRRARGSWLFVLVLLLTALSAGTGWYFGAGPGSQVLVTDVSGLEPAAARDALLAQDLQVADATLDDFDPDAPLGTVVRTEPGAGSAVAHGASVTLVLSKGPQPLPIPELVGVTEDEARRLVEEAQFSLGDSRYLFNADTADGIVLQALGADDVDLAGLTEYGEGQPVTLIVSLGAIPDVSGRSVDDAKNTLQEVELTGVEGAEDYSDTVPAGNVIRAQLQAGQTSVAPGGTVDLIISKGVEQVQVPDVVGQSWAKAKPQLEAAGFKLDYNIFADMAPSLFTVSRTTPEGGSMADKGATIKVNFNS; this is translated from the coding sequence GTGAGTAACCAGAGTTCCGATCCGCTGATCGGCCGTCTTCTCGACGGCCGATACCAGGTGCGTTCGCGCATCGCGCGGGGCGGAATGGCGACGGTCTACCTCGCGACCGATCTTCGCCTCGAACGGCGGGTCGCCATAAAGGTCATGCACGGTCACCTCGCCGACGACACCCAGTACAAGATGCGCTTCATCCAGGAGGCGCGCTCGGCCGCCAGACTCGCGCATCCGAATGTCGTCAATGTCTACGACCAGGGGCAGGACGCCGAGACCGCGTACCTCGTCATGGAATATCTGCCCGGCATAACGCTGCGCGATCTGCTCAACGAACACAAGATACTCACGACCGAGCAGGCGATCGACATCATGGAGGCCGTGCTCGCGGGGCTCGCCGCAGCCCACCGAAGCGGCATCGTGCACCGCGATCTGAAGCCCGAGAACGTACTGCTCGCCGACGACGGACGCATCAAGATCAGCGACTTCGGGCTCGCCAGGGCCGCCAGCGCGAACACCGCGACCGGCAACGCGCTGCTCGGGACGATCGCCTACCTCTCCCCCGAGCTCGTCACGAGGGGGGTCGCCGACACCCGCAGCGACATCTACGCCGTGGGGATCATGCTCTACGAGATGCTCGCAGGAGAGCAGCCGTACAAGGGCGAACAGCCGTTCCAGATCGCCCAGCAGCACGCCAACGACACGGTGCCGACGCCGAGCACCAAGAACCCGAAGGTGCCCGCCGAGCTCGACGAGCTCGTGCTGTGGGCGACCGCCCGCGACCCCGAGCAGCGCCCGGCAGACGCCGGCGCGATGCTCGAACAGCTCTACGAGACGCAGCGCCTGCTCGACTCCTCCGACGGCGACCTCGCAGCCACATCTGTGCAGCGCACCATGGTCATGCCGATGGCGATCGCCCAGCACGACACGGGCGGGGCCACTCAGGTGCTGAACCCTGTGAAGCTGCCGCGGGCCGCATCCGATCTGGGCGCGAACGCGGATGCGCTGGCCCACAAGAGCGAGCGTCGTCGCGCCCGGGGCAGCTGGCTCTTCGTCCTCGTGCTGCTGCTCACCGCACTCTCCGCCGGAACCGGCTGGTACTTCGGCGCCGGGCCCGGGTCGCAGGTGCTCGTGACGGATGTCTCCGGGCTGGAGCCCGCCGCCGCCCGGGATGCGCTGCTGGCGCAGGACCTGCAGGTCGCAGACGCGACGCTCGACGACTTCGACCCCGACGCGCCCCTCGGCACGGTCGTGAGAACCGAGCCGGGGGCCGGATCCGCCGTCGCGCACGGGGCATCCGTCACCCTCGTTCTCTCGAAGGGGCCCCAGCCGCTGCCGATTCCCGAACTGGTGGGGGTCACGGAGGATGAAGCCCGCAGACTCGTGGAGGAGGCGCAGTTCAGTCTGGGCGATTCGCGGTACCTCTTCAACGCCGACACCGCCGACGGCATCGTGCTGCAGGCGCTCGGCGCCGACGACGTCGATCTCGCAGGGCTCACCGAATACGGCGAAGGCCAACCCGTCACGCTCATCGTCTCACTCGGAGCCATTCCGGATGTCTCGGGTAGGTCCGTCGACGACGCCAAGAACACGCTTCAGGAAGTCGAGCTGACGGGAGTTGAGGGTGCCGAGGACTACAGCGACACCGTTCCCGCCGGCAACGTCATCCGGGCACAGTTGCAGGCCGGACAGACGTCCGTCGCCCCCGGCGGCACCGTCGACCTCATCATCTCGAAGGGCGTCGAGCAGGTACAGGTGCCCGATGTCGTGGGGCAGAGCTGGGCCAAGGCGAAGCCGCAGCTCGAAGCCGCAGGGTTCAAACTCGACTACAACATCTTCGCCGACATGGCACCGAGCCTCTTCACCGTCTCGCGTACGACGCCCGAGGGCGGCAGCATGGCCGACAAGGGCGCGACCATCAAGGTCAACTTCAACTCCTGA
- a CDS encoding peptidoglycan D,D-transpeptidase FtsI family protein, with protein MSGRRLSVAILVTLAIVSVFVVRLVDFQVVRADELNAASLNKRAVATKTFGLRGSIIDTNGVDLAATVLRYDVTAAPKNVKPSFDRTITAEDGTKSKVTVTTLDALTEIAEITGGDPAALYTTLMADPESNWVLLTKNLDTEQFRAVRELNIPWVFFESKPTRTYPNGAVAGNLVGFIGKDDPLNGLEYSENGCLDKVDGTSTYERGLDGVRLPGSTVVTEDAVDGGTLKLSIDSDLQWFVAQRLAEQATALGAESANAIVVRVKDAHIMAAADWPALDPNDVDATDVANMGSHVFNAAYEQGSTFKPMSAAMLIEEGYASTGTKLTVPGIYQTPEGGVVRDATAHGPLNLTLAGILEQSSNVGISMLATQMPSSLRYDYFKKFGIGDYTAVGFQGESKGLLSDYWDSQQKYDVSYGQGVSATMAQMASVFQTLGNGGVRLPLTLVESCTKADGTVVPRETPAPVNVVSESTADQVLAMMESVATGGYLASQLQIPGYRVAAKTGTAEVAENGVYTRERIVSVAGLAPAENPEYAVIVSFVKPTTIKTSAAAAPTFQKVMTQVLKAYRVEPSTEPAPNLPTTW; from the coding sequence ATGTCAGGGCGCAGGCTCTCCGTAGCGATCCTTGTCACGCTGGCGATCGTCTCCGTCTTCGTGGTGCGGCTGGTCGACTTCCAGGTCGTGCGGGCGGATGAGCTGAATGCGGCGTCGCTGAACAAGCGAGCCGTCGCGACCAAGACATTCGGGCTGCGTGGTTCCATCATCGACACCAATGGCGTGGATCTCGCCGCCACCGTGCTGCGATATGACGTCACCGCTGCTCCGAAGAATGTGAAGCCGAGCTTCGATCGCACGATCACGGCGGAGGACGGAACGAAGAGCAAGGTCACCGTCACGACCTTGGATGCCCTGACGGAGATCGCTGAGATCACCGGCGGAGATCCCGCAGCCCTGTACACGACGCTCATGGCCGACCCCGAGTCGAACTGGGTGCTCCTCACTAAGAATCTCGACACCGAACAGTTCCGGGCGGTGCGCGAGCTGAACATCCCGTGGGTCTTCTTCGAGTCGAAGCCGACGCGTACCTATCCGAATGGTGCTGTCGCGGGCAATCTCGTCGGATTCATCGGTAAGGACGACCCGCTCAACGGCCTCGAGTACAGCGAGAACGGTTGTCTCGACAAGGTCGATGGCACATCCACCTATGAACGCGGGCTCGACGGTGTGCGACTGCCGGGCAGCACGGTGGTCACGGAGGACGCAGTCGACGGCGGCACGCTCAAGCTCTCGATCGACAGTGACCTGCAGTGGTTCGTGGCCCAGCGTCTGGCCGAGCAGGCCACGGCCCTCGGCGCCGAGTCGGCCAACGCCATCGTGGTGCGGGTCAAGGACGCGCACATCATGGCGGCTGCTGACTGGCCGGCACTCGACCCCAATGATGTCGATGCCACGGATGTTGCGAACATGGGTTCGCATGTCTTCAACGCGGCCTACGAGCAGGGCTCGACCTTCAAGCCCATGAGCGCGGCCATGCTCATCGAGGAGGGCTACGCGTCCACGGGCACCAAGCTGACCGTTCCGGGCATCTACCAGACCCCCGAGGGAGGAGTCGTCAGGGATGCGACCGCTCACGGGCCGCTCAACCTCACCCTCGCGGGCATCCTCGAGCAGTCCTCCAACGTCGGTATCTCGATGCTCGCCACCCAGATGCCCAGCTCGCTCCGCTACGACTACTTCAAGAAGTTCGGCATCGGCGACTACACGGCGGTGGGCTTTCAGGGTGAGTCGAAGGGTCTCCTCTCGGACTACTGGGACAGCCAGCAGAAGTACGACGTCTCCTACGGGCAGGGCGTCTCGGCGACGATGGCCCAGATGGCGAGCGTCTTCCAGACGCTCGGAAATGGGGGAGTGCGGCTTCCGCTCACCCTCGTCGAGAGTTGCACGAAGGCCGACGGCACGGTCGTTCCGCGCGAGACGCCGGCGCCTGTGAACGTCGTCTCCGAGTCGACCGCGGATCAGGTGCTCGCGATGATGGAATCGGTCGCCACGGGCGGTTATCTCGCCTCGCAACTGCAGATTCCCGGCTACAGGGTCGCGGCGAAGACGGGTACGGCAGAGGTCGCGGAGAACGGCGTCTACACGAGGGAGCGCATCGTCTCCGTCGCAGGTCTGGCTCCCGCCGAGAACCCCGAATACGCAGTCATCGTCAGCTTCGTGAAGCCGACTACTATAAAGACTTCGGCCGCGGCTGCTCCGACCTTCCAGAAGGTCATGACCCAGGTACTCAAGGCGTATCGGGTGGAGCCGTCGACAGAGCCGGCCCCCAATCTGCCGACGACCTGGTGA
- a CDS encoding LysM peptidoglycan-binding domain-containing protein, with product MSNTTERTPRHIAARGRSRVARGAFSTLPIVLAGSLAMTMNLTGPIHLDDAKKTEKDKATAPSQLRDSIRKALASATPTTAPTELPEGQIAVAAAPGSYTVVAGDTISSIAGHYGLSTASVLALNGLGWKSIIHPGQKLVLSSSVTPVAATPTTAAPSSGRYTIERGDTIGGIAARFGVSATSVLSANGLGWSSIIYPGQTLAIPGQSAPASLAPTAPPASTPAPGSSHTIASGDTLSSIAGEFGVSPAALAAANGMTLDSTIYAGASLSIPSAPAPVVASAGTVVPLSNEMAGHARTIISVGRSLGVSDYGLVIALAAAAQESTLRNLGWGDLDSVGLFQQRPTAGWGTVAQLTTPERSARLFFGGDQNPNKGVTRGLLEIPGWQSMTVTQAAQAVQISAYPDAYAKWETSARAWLAQLG from the coding sequence ATGAGCAACACAACAGAACGCACGCCACGACACATCGCAGCCCGCGGGCGAAGCAGGGTCGCACGTGGTGCATTCTCGACGCTGCCCATCGTGCTGGCTGGCTCCCTGGCCATGACCATGAACCTCACGGGGCCGATCCACCTCGACGATGCGAAGAAGACAGAGAAGGACAAGGCGACGGCACCGTCGCAGCTCCGTGACAGCATCCGCAAGGCGCTCGCCTCTGCCACCCCCACCACCGCGCCCACCGAACTGCCCGAAGGGCAGATCGCTGTGGCCGCGGCACCGGGAAGCTACACTGTCGTCGCAGGCGACACCATCAGCAGCATCGCCGGACACTACGGCCTCTCCACCGCATCCGTGCTCGCCCTCAACGGCCTCGGCTGGAAGTCGATCATCCACCCCGGCCAGAAGCTCGTGCTCTCGAGCAGCGTCACGCCGGTGGCGGCGACGCCCACGACCGCCGCCCCCTCCTCGGGCCGCTACACGATCGAACGCGGCGACACCATCGGCGGCATCGCGGCCCGTTTCGGCGTGAGCGCCACGTCGGTCCTCTCGGCGAACGGGCTCGGCTGGTCCTCGATCATCTACCCCGGCCAGACCCTTGCGATCCCCGGGCAGTCGGCCCCCGCGAGCCTCGCCCCGACCGCTCCTCCCGCGTCGACGCCGGCACCCGGCTCCTCGCACACCATCGCCTCGGGCGACACCCTCAGCTCGATCGCAGGCGAGTTCGGGGTCAGCCCCGCAGCCCTCGCAGCAGCCAACGGCATGACCCTCGACAGCACGATCTACGCCGGCGCCAGCCTCAGCATCCCGAGCGCTCCGGCACCCGTCGTGGCGAGCGCGGGCACGGTGGTGCCGCTCAGCAACGAGATGGCCGGCCATGCCCGCACCATCATCTCGGTGGGCCGCTCCCTCGGAGTCAGCGACTACGGGCTTGTGATCGCCCTTGCCGCTGCCGCCCAGGAGTCGACGCTGCGCAACCTCGGCTGGGGTGACCTCGACTCCGTCGGCCTGTTCCAGCAGCGACCCACCGCCGGCTGGGGAACCGTGGCCCAGCTGACCACGCCGGAGCGCTCCGCACGGCTCTTCTTCGGCGGCGATCAGAACCCCAACAAGGGCGTCACCCGTGGCCTGCTCGAGATTCCCGGATGGCAGTCGATGACCGTGACGCAGGCAGCCCAGGCCGTGCAGATCTCCGCCTACCCGGATGCCTACGCCAAGTGGGAGACCTCGGCCCGCGCGTGGCTCGCGCAACTCGGCTGA
- a CDS encoding polyprenyl synthetase family protein — protein MTESKRLVVLVQETIDDFLSAHEVTAGEIGAELSPYIEYSRALLAGGKRFRALFCYQGWEAVTQSADSRQAELDCIVRVAAALEIFHAAALVHDDIIDSSDVRRGMPAAHRRFEQLHRTSGWDGDASAFGRSSAILLGDLLLGWSDELLDDGLSRLENRDAARAARREFNRMRTEVTFGQYLDILEEHSWRSRDEADVLDRASRIIVYKSAKYSVEAPLVIGALIGNGSLDQVEHLRDFGLPLGIAFQLRDDLLGVFGDPEQTGKPSGDDLREGKRTVLVAIARRKLPGTSSRLLDELLGDPELNSEQIRTLQSSIRQSGAVDDVERIIATNTEIAHSALQDVDISDSAQSQLLRLAESVTRRTV, from the coding sequence GTGACTGAGAGTAAGCGGTTAGTTGTGCTGGTGCAGGAGACAATCGATGATTTCCTCTCGGCCCATGAGGTGACGGCGGGCGAGATAGGAGCGGAACTCTCCCCCTATATCGAGTACTCTCGGGCGCTGCTCGCGGGCGGCAAGCGCTTCAGGGCGCTGTTCTGCTACCAGGGGTGGGAGGCTGTGACGCAGTCGGCCGATTCGCGGCAGGCCGAGCTCGACTGCATCGTCAGAGTGGCTGCGGCGCTCGAAATCTTCCACGCAGCCGCGCTCGTGCATGATGACATCATCGACAGCTCAGATGTCCGCAGGGGCATGCCCGCTGCCCATCGGCGCTTCGAGCAGCTGCACCGAACATCCGGCTGGGACGGTGACGCGAGCGCATTCGGACGTTCCAGCGCAATCCTGCTCGGCGACCTCCTGCTGGGGTGGAGCGACGAACTGCTCGACGATGGGCTCTCCCGCCTGGAGAATCGAGATGCGGCACGGGCCGCTCGCCGCGAGTTCAACCGGATGCGCACAGAGGTCACCTTCGGGCAGTACCTCGACATCCTCGAAGAGCACTCCTGGCGCTCGCGGGACGAGGCGGATGTGCTCGACCGAGCCAGTCGCATCATCGTCTACAAGTCGGCGAAGTACAGCGTCGAGGCACCCCTCGTGATCGGCGCGCTCATCGGCAATGGATCGCTTGACCAGGTCGAGCACCTCCGGGACTTCGGCCTGCCCCTCGGAATCGCATTCCAACTTCGTGATGACCTGCTGGGAGTCTTCGGTGACCCGGAGCAGACAGGCAAGCCCTCAGGCGACGACCTGCGCGAGGGCAAGCGCACCGTTCTCGTGGCGATCGCGAGAAGAAAACTGCCCGGCACATCGTCTCGGCTGCTCGACGAGCTGCTCGGCGATCCGGAGCTGAACTCAGAGCAGATCCGAACCCTGCAATCGTCCATCCGTCAGAGCGGTGCCGTCGACGACGTCGAGCGGATCATCGCCACGAACACGGAGATCGCTCATTCGGCACTGCAGGATGTCGACATCTCCGACAGCGCGCAGTCGCAACTTCTCCGCCTGGCTGAATCGGTGACGCGGCGGACCGTGTAG